A segment of the Chloroflexota bacterium genome:
GTCGAGCGACGATAATCCCCCGACTCCAGCGCCCACGAAATCACTACCCTGGCCTCCGACGGAATTGCAAAAGTAGTGTCCGCCGTCGCCACGTTCGGGTAAGCCGTCATCAGCCAGGCCCGCGTCGTTTGCTGGCTCAACTCGTCGAGCGGAACCAGTAGTGGCCCGCTCTGCGCCGCCAGCCATTCGGAAAACTCGCGCCGGTCGGTTCGGAAGAACCACTCGCCAAGTTGCATGTCGCGCCCGAACATCGGGATCGTGCCAGGGTTCTGCCAATAACGAATATATGTTTGACGAGTCACGATCACGTTCGTCAATGTGATCACCGCCAACGCCGTCAACGCCAGTTCTTTCAGCCGGGGAAGCCGCCACGTTAGCCCCCACCCGACTCCTGCGCCCACGACCAGCGGAAAGACGGCAAACACGCCGACGATGCGCAAGCCGTGCGGAATTTCGTTGGACATGGTCACCGGCAGAGTGACCAAAAACAAAAGCGCCGCGATGAGCCACGACGAAGCGTGACGAAAGCGAACGACCAACGCCGCCAGCCCCAACAAAAAGACGGCATTGAAGAGGACGGGCAGAACCGGCGTCAGGGCAACATTGTACTGCGGGTTGCCATCGCCCTTGCCAAAATACAGCCGCCAAAAATATTTGCCAAAGCCGGCGGTGGCCTGCAAGGCCCGGCTCACAAAACCGCCCGCCGAGCCGCCGCTCTCGCTCACTTCGGCGGCGCGGCCTATCACTCGTGATGGCTCGGCGAGCAGAAGCGGCACGAGCGGGGCCAACAGCAGAGCAACGACGACAGTGATGATGACCAGCGCCGGCAGCCAGGTCTTCCACTGTTTTGATTTGAACGCCAGCAGGCTCAAGGCAAATGGCGCAAGCGTCGCCGGCACGGGCACGGCGGCGGTGTAACTGTAGAGCGCGCCGCCCAGACTCAGCCCGGCCCACAAAGCATCCAGCCGCTTGCCCGTTCGCGAACCACGCAACAGGAAGCCGACGAAGAGCAACATAAAAAACGCTTGCGGGATGGCGCGATACAAACTACGCGAGAGGGCGATGTGGCCCAGAGCCACAGCCAACGAAGCCGAGGCGGCCAGCCCGGCGATCCAACGCGCGTCTTGTGGCAAATCAATCAGGCACTGGCGCGTCGCCCAAAAGGTTGCGGCAACGGTCAAAATTCCAACCAACACGGTGCTCAGGCGAAAAGCAAAGATGCTGGAGCCAAACAGCAATGCCCCGCCAGCTTCCATGAAAATATACAACGGCTCTGGCCGGCCAAAGTCTTCGTAAAACGGGAAGCGCCCGGATTGCGTCAGGTGAAAGGCGTCGAGGGTGCTGATGGCCTCGTCGTCGCTCAGGCCCGGCGGCAGGGTTGCCAGATCGGCCACGCGCAACCATGCCGCGATGAGCAGGATGGCAATGGCCGCAAGCCATTTCGTGTATGTGTTCAATCCAGCCAATGTTGCCCGCATCAAGCGTCAAACGAAAAAGGAGCCTTGACCTTTGTCGTTTGTCGCTTCACTTTCCCTCCACCGCTTTTCTCAACCCTTCAACGTAAGGCGGCCTCACCACCCCGTTCTCGGTGACGATGGCGGTGATGTAGCGATGGGGCGTCACGTCGAAGGCCGGGTTGCGGGCGGTGATGCCTTCGGGCGCAACGGGTTCGCCGCCGATTTCCAAATTCAGCACTTCGGTCATCGAGCGTTCTTCGATTGGAATATGGCCGCCGTCGGGCAAGGAAAGGTCAACGGTGGACGTGGGGGCGACGACGTAAAATGGGACGTTGTTCTCTTTGGCGACCACTGCCAGCTTGTAGGTGCCGATCTTGTTGGCCGCGTCGCCGTTGGCCGCCACCCGATCCGCGCCGACAAACACGGCTTTGACCTGGCCGGAGTACATGAAGTAACCGGCGGCGTTGTCGGCGATCAGGTCGAACGGGATGTTAAGGTTCTTGAGTTCCCAGGCGGTGAGGCGCGCGCCCTGCAAGCGCGGGCGGGTCTCGTCCACCAGAACGTGAATGTGTTTGCCGAGTTCGTGAGCCATGCGGATGGCGCCGAGCGCCGTGCCGTAGTCCACCGTCGCCAGCGCGCCGGTGTTGCAGTGGTGGAGCACGGTGTCGCCGTCGTTGATCAGAGTCGCGCCGTGCATTGCCATACGCTTGTTGACCTCTACATCTTCGTCGGCAATGCGTTTGGCCTCAACCAACAGCGACGAGCGAATGTCGTCGGTGTTCGGTAGAACCAGGCGGCGGGCCAGGTCGAGCATCCGCGATGTTGCCCAGGCCAAGTTGACGGCGGTGGGCCGGGCGGCGTCCAGCACTTCTTTGGCTTGCGCTAAATCAATGAGCAGGCTGTCGCGGTCTCGCGCCGGGCTTTGCCGGGCGGCCAGGGCCATGCCAAAGCCGCCGGCGGCGCCAATGGCTGGCGCGCCGCGCACGACCATGTCGGTGATGGCTTTGGCGATCTCGCGGTAGTCGTCATACGTGATCACTTCAAAGCGCCCCGGCAGGATGCGCTGGTCAATCATTTGCACGGCGTCGTTTTGCCAGTCAACGGTTCTCATAGTCTTGGCTCTGTTTTAACACAAAGGCACGAAGGCGCAAAGCCACAAAGTTTTCTTGGTGTCTTCGAGTCCTGGTGCCTTTGTGTCCAACCGGGTACATAAAAAAACGCCCTCGAAAATGCGAGAGCGAGCGGAGCGAGTGCCGAACTCGGCAGTCATGGTAACATACGGGTCTTGTGTTGTCAAAGAGTTTTCGCCCTCACTACCTTCTGCCCGCCCTCTTCGGCTTCTTCGCCCTGCTCGCTTGCTCGTTGCCGCCGCTGACGGGCTTGATCGAATCGGCTACGGCAACAGCCACTTTTACAGAGACGGCTACCCCGACCGCCACCGCGACGGACACGCCGACTCCGACCCCGACGCCTCAGCCCATTGTCCGAGTCCAGGAAGGCGATCATCAACTGTTCAACGGCGACTGGGACTCGGCCATCGCCCTCTATCAAACCGCGCTCGATCAGCAACCGGGGACGGACATTGCCGCCGTCGCCCGCTTTGGCATTGCCACCGCTCACTTGCAGGCCGGCGATCTCGACGCCGCCAACGGCGACTTCACCCTCTTCCTTCAGGCTTACCCAACTGATCCCCGAATCCCGGAGGCCTATTTTCAACTCGGCGCAATTGCCCAGGCGCAGGGCACGTGGAACGTTGCGATTCAAAATTATGGGCAGTATCTGGCGCTCAGGCCTGGCGTGATCGACTCGTACGTGTGGGAGCGCATTGGCCGTTGTTATCTGGAATCGGGCGACTATGTTCCAGCCGCCAATGCTTACGAGCAAGCCATCCTGGCCGAGCGCGCTGGTGGGCTGAACGATCTGGTGGAAAGGAAAGCCGAGGCTCTGCAAGCGCAGGGCGACCTGGTCGGCGCGCTGGCGCTTTATGATCTGGTCGCCAACTCCGTGTCCGCCGATTCAACGCTAACACTGGCCCGCATGGACATTTTGCGCGGGCGGCTTAACCTGCAACTTGGCAATACTGAAACTGCCTACACGTTTTTTCAGCACGCCGTTGACAACTACCCCCAGACGTTCGACGCTTATCAATCGCTGATCGCGCTGGTTGACGCGGGCGTGCCGGTGGACGAACTTCAACGAGGCATCGTCAACTACCATGCCGAGTCCTACGAGGCCGCCCTGGCCGCCTTCGACCGCTACTTCGCCAGCACCGACTCGCCGGACGCGCGTGTTTATTACTACGCCGCCCTCACCCACCGCGCGCGCGGCAGCACCTTCAGCGCCATTCAACGCTTTCAGGACGTGATTGACGGCTACCCCGACAGCGATTTGTGGGTCGAGGCCTGGACTCAGAAGGCCTTCACGCAGTGGGCCTGGGGCGACGATTATGCCGGTGCGACCGCCACGCTTCTCAAGTTCGCCGAAGTTGCCCCCGCGAACGGCGCTGTCCCCGAAGCGCTCTTTCAGGCGGGCCGCATCGCCGAGCGCGGGCGTGATCTGGATCGCGCCGTTTCGATCTGGTCGAGCCTCAACGCCAATTATCCAAACTCGCCGCAAGCGCCTGAAGGCGCGTTCCTGGCCGGCCTGGCTCTTTATCGCGAAGGCAGTTACAACTCGGCGGTCGAGCAGTTTGAGATCGCGGCCAACCACTCGCTGGCAACGGTTGAACGGCGCGCGGCGGCGTGGATGTGGGCGGCCAAGACGCAACGCCTTCGCGGCGACAGCGCCGCCGCTCAGGCGGCTTTCGATCAGGCCCTGGCCGCCGACCCCGGCGGCTATTACTCGCTCCGCGCCGCCGAACTCAAAGACGGCCTCGCGCCCTTCTCGCCCACGCAAGGTTACGACTTTAGTTTTGATGTGGCCGGTGAGCGCGCCATTGCCGAACAATGGCTGGCCGAAAAGCTGGGCATCGCCAACGACAACCTGGGCGCGATGGTCGGGCCTGCCGCCGCCGATGGTCGCTGGGCGCGCGCGCGCGAGTTGTGGGCGCTCGGCCTCACCGCCGAAGCCAAAGTTGAGTTTAATGAATTACGAGCGGCTTACGCCAGTGATGCGCTCTCGTTGTATAAGATGGCATTAGCTTTGCGCGATCTTGGCGCTTACGCTCAGGCGATCCGCGCCGCCCGCGCCAGCGTGGACGCCATCGGTTTAGCCGACTCTTTTTCCGCCCCTGCTTTCTTCACCCACCTTCGTTTCGGCCCCTACTATGCCGATCTGATCACTAAAGCCGCCAGCGACTACAACGTTGATCCGCTCTTGTTATACGCTGTGGTTCGGCAGGAGAGTTTGTTTGAAGGCGGCGTCACTTCGTCGGCGGCGGCTCAGGGCCTCATGCAAATCATCCCTTCCACCGGCGAGTGGGTGGCCCATCAACTCAACTGGCCCGGCTACCAGAACAGCGACCTTTATCGCCCTTACATCAGCCTGGAGTTCGGCGCATTTTATCTTGACTACCAGCGGCAATATTTCAACGGCGACATGTACGCCGCGCTGGCGGCTTACAACGCCGGGCCGGGCAACGCCGAAATCTGGCAGGGCCTGAGCGGCGACGACCCCGACCTGTTTGTCGAAGTCGTCCGCCTCGACGAACCGCGCCGGTACGTCCGGGCGATCTATGAGTTCTATGAAATTTATCGGGGGTTGTACGGAAAATAAAAGAGACTGGCAACGGATGAGATAATAGATGTAACGGATTCTGGCACGCCCTTCATCCGTTACATCTGCTACAAAATCCGTTGCCAAAGCAAACTATGCGAATCTTGATCACCGGCTCAAGCGGCCAGATCGGCACCAACCTTGCTCTGCGTTTGCTGAGCGAAGGCCACTTTGTCTTCGGCATTGACAAGCGGCCCAACACCTGGACGGATAAAATCTCGACGCTCCTGCAAGACCTCAGCTCGCCTTATCGCGATTTTAAAGGCGGTATCGGCCACGTCGAGTACCCGCCCGACCTTGATCTCGTCGTCCACCTGGCCGCCCACGCCAAAGTTCACGAGCTGGTGGAGCAACCCGACCGGGCGCTGGAAAACATCACCATGACCTTCAACGTGCTGGAGTTTTGCCGTCACAACCACCTGCCCATCCTCTTCAGCAGTTCCCGCGAAGTGTACGGCGACATCCACCGTTACATCACCGAAGAGTCCTACGCCGACTTTGCCTACACCGAAAGCCCGTACTCGGCCAGCAAGATCGCGGGCGAAGCCTTGATCTACTCTTACGCCCAGTGCTACAACCTGCGCTACCTCGTCTTCCGCTTCAGCAACGTCTATGGCCGCTACGACAACGACATCGAACGCATGGAGCGCGTCATCCCGCTCTTCGTTCGCAAAATTGGCCGGGGCGAGCCAATCACGGTTTATGGCAAAGAGAAGGTGCTCGACTTCACTTACGTTGACGACTGCATTGACGGCATCGCCAAAGGCATTGAATTGCTGGTAAGCGGCAAAGAGGCCAATCACACCATCAACCTGGCCTACGGCCAGGGCAACAGCCTGATCAACATGGCCGAATACATCGGCGAGGCGTTGGGCGTCAAGCCCGACATCACCGTGCAACCGGCCCGCGTCGGCGAAGTCACCCATTACGTCGCCAACATCGGCAAAGCCCGCGCCCTGCTCGGCTACAGCCCGACGACCACCCTGCGCGACGGCATCCACAAAGCGGTGGCCTGGTCGAACGAGTGGCGGGCAGCGAAAAAGTAGAGCGACGCGAAGCGGGCAAATCGCTCTACAATGCCTGGGAGGAGCATCATGCCTCACATCCTGGTCACCGGCGGCGCGGGCGTCTTGGGCCGGGAGCTGACGCCGCAACTGCAAAAAGCCGGGCACACGG
Coding sequences within it:
- a CDS encoding glycosyltransferase family 39 protein codes for the protein MNTYTKWLAAIAILLIAAWLRVADLATLPPGLSDDEAISTLDAFHLTQSGRFPFYEDFGRPEPLYIFMEAGGALLFGSSIFAFRLSTVLVGILTVAATFWATRQCLIDLPQDARWIAGLAASASLAVALGHIALSRSLYRAIPQAFFMLLFVGFLLRGSRTGKRLDALWAGLSLGGALYSYTAAVPVPATLAPFALSLLAFKSKQWKTWLPALVIITVVVALLLAPLVPLLLAEPSRVIGRAAEVSESGGSAGGFVSRALQATAGFGKYFWRLYFGKGDGNPQYNVALTPVLPVLFNAVFLLGLAALVVRFRHASSWLIAALLFLVTLPVTMSNEIPHGLRIVGVFAVFPLVVGAGVGWGLTWRLPRLKELALTALAVITLTNVIVTRQTYIRYWQNPGTIPMFGRDMQLGEWFFRTDRREFSEWLAAQSGPLLVPLDELSQQTTRAWLMTAYPNVATADTTFAIPSEARVVISWALESGDYRRSTRNFGLLQNGTITVLPPFTAATHSALIASLDEAQAVNRRNGEPMAKVLAVEASQIEFETPARQGGLTSFGNGVHVVNWSGPTTLAGDVEQSVTYTVNWVTDMPQSHDYRSFIGLLTPDFERVAGADVEVWRWLFPTWAWQAHEVVPFPYTLNVPAGLAPGPYQLVVGLNGQTNQIGWVKVPQPSMPDEDAGQVRPKAVIGEAFKLYGASASMLPDGQIRLSLFWQSLVEQPELDATIFVHVQNEKNDLVAGQDARPDGYPTFIWSRGERVQTDYTLNLSGVSLDELKVSVGMYTLPSLTRLPVSQNGEMVADARVALGPLTELMTDGK
- the mtnA gene encoding S-methyl-5-thioribose-1-phosphate isomerase, which codes for MRTVDWQNDAVQMIDQRILPGRFEVITYDDYREIAKAITDMVVRGAPAIGAAGGFGMALAARQSPARDRDSLLIDLAQAKEVLDAARPTAVNLAWATSRMLDLARRLVLPNTDDIRSSLLVEAKRIADEDVEVNKRMAMHGATLINDGDTVLHHCNTGALATVDYGTALGAIRMAHELGKHIHVLVDETRPRLQGARLTAWELKNLNIPFDLIADNAAGYFMYSGQVKAVFVGADRVAANGDAANKIGTYKLAVVAKENNVPFYVVAPTSTVDLSLPDGGHIPIEERSMTEVLNLEIGGEPVAPEGITARNPAFDVTPHRYITAIVTENGVVRPPYVEGLRKAVEGK
- a CDS encoding NAD-dependent epimerase/dehydratase family protein, producing the protein MRILITGSSGQIGTNLALRLLSEGHFVFGIDKRPNTWTDKISTLLQDLSSPYRDFKGGIGHVEYPPDLDLVVHLAAHAKVHELVEQPDRALENITMTFNVLEFCRHNHLPILFSSSREVYGDIHRYITEESYADFAYTESPYSASKIAGEALIYSYAQCYNLRYLVFRFSNVYGRYDNDIERMERVIPLFVRKIGRGEPITVYGKEKVLDFTYVDDCIDGIAKGIELLVSGKEANHTINLAYGQGNSLINMAEYIGEALGVKPDITVQPARVGEVTHYVANIGKARALLGYSPTTTLRDGIHKAVAWSNEWRAAKK
- a CDS encoding transglycosylase SLT domain-containing protein — encoded protein: MSKSFRPHYLLPALFGFFALLACSLPPLTGLIESATATATFTETATPTATATDTPTPTPTPQPIVRVQEGDHQLFNGDWDSAIALYQTALDQQPGTDIAAVARFGIATAHLQAGDLDAANGDFTLFLQAYPTDPRIPEAYFQLGAIAQAQGTWNVAIQNYGQYLALRPGVIDSYVWERIGRCYLESGDYVPAANAYEQAILAERAGGLNDLVERKAEALQAQGDLVGALALYDLVANSVSADSTLTLARMDILRGRLNLQLGNTETAYTFFQHAVDNYPQTFDAYQSLIALVDAGVPVDELQRGIVNYHAESYEAALAAFDRYFASTDSPDARVYYYAALTHRARGSTFSAIQRFQDVIDGYPDSDLWVEAWTQKAFTQWAWGDDYAGATATLLKFAEVAPANGAVPEALFQAGRIAERGRDLDRAVSIWSSLNANYPNSPQAPEGAFLAGLALYREGSYNSAVEQFEIAANHSLATVERRAAAWMWAAKTQRLRGDSAAAQAAFDQALAADPGGYYSLRAAELKDGLAPFSPTQGYDFSFDVAGERAIAEQWLAEKLGIANDNLGAMVGPAAADGRWARARELWALGLTAEAKVEFNELRAAYASDALSLYKMALALRDLGAYAQAIRAARASVDAIGLADSFSAPAFFTHLRFGPYYADLITKAASDYNVDPLLLYAVVRQESLFEGGVTSSAAAQGLMQIIPSTGEWVAHQLNWPGYQNSDLYRPYISLEFGAFYLDYQRQYFNGDMYAALAAYNAGPGNAEIWQGLSGDDPDLFVEVVRLDEPRRYVRAIYEFYEIYRGLYGK